In the genome of Alphaproteobacteria bacterium, the window CTATGCTCTTTTCCCACACATGTCTGTTGAAAATAATATTGCTTTTGGCTTAAGACAAGATAGCGTCCCTGCAGCAGAAATTACGAAAAGAGTTTCTGATATTTTAGAACTTGTTCAACTCAAACCATTTGCAAAACGTAAACCTCATCAACTATCTGGTGGACAAAGGCAACGCGTTGCTTTGGCACGTGCCTTGGTTAAACAGCCTAAATTATTATTATTGGATGAACCTTTAGGTGCTTTGGACAAAAAACTTCGTGAACAAACGCAATTTGAATTAATGAATATTCAATCGCAACTTGGGGTAACTTTTATCGTTGTAACACATGACCAAGAAGAAGCCATGACCTTATCAACAAGAATTGGGGTCATGAATAGTGGTCAGATTGTACAAACTGGTACACCCCAAGAAATATATGAATATCCGACCAATAAATTTGTTGCCAACTTTATCGGGTCAATCAACATGTTTGAAGGTTTTATTATTGAGGATGAACCTGACCACGTTTTAATTAAATCAGAGCAAGCAGGGAGCCATCTTTATATTAACCATGGTATTTCAAGCCCACCTACCGGTAAGGTTTTTTATGCGATCCGTCCAGAAAAAATTATTCTAACCAAAGA includes:
- a CDS encoding ABC transporter ATP-binding protein, with translation MLNHKPNVSLEQPWNNSKNKPYIHIDHVVKKFGNFTAVQDVSLSIYKGELFSLLGGSGCGKTTLLRMLAGFEEPTSGKIYIDGVDMAGIAPYDRPTNMMFQSYALFPHMSVENNIAFGLRQDSVPAAEITKRVSDILELVQLKPFAKRKPHQLSGGQRQRVALARALVKQPKLLLLDEPLGALDKKLREQTQFELMNIQSQLGVTFIVVTHDQEEAMTLSTRIGVMNSGQIVQTGTPQEIYEYPTNKFVANFIGSINMFEGFIIEDEPDHVLIKSEQAGSHLYINHGISSPPTGKVFYAIRPEKIILTKDKPDQPYNCLSGIIEEIAYMGNLSVYLIRLPNNTTFKATMPNQIRFLEEQLKHEDRIYASWNASSGIVLLS